One segment of Plasmodium vivax chromosome 14, whole genome shotgun sequence DNA contains the following:
- a CDS encoding variable surface protein Vir4-related (encoded by transcript PVX_101560A) has translation MYSLDEYDQYCVLGNSNYQHNESVKSLCRHLLKNLNHNSQINVNESVPCNHYKLLSYWLYNQIEKVFTPRFEEIERKNIYKELTSIWKDFVSSPFRRNLNNCQPEPVTVFDDDDDNNNWKVRKEFYEYCEDYNTLKKSCTHSFSTCGKYYDYLENKSDLYNQFLTLNLNKPQDKYSSSYEKYKKFDPRTLLDNLPCTFEMSPDGKLEYLHVWKLHVRQLNIRHLHIRQLHMRQLYIRQLHVRQIYMRKIHMRKINIKHIHTRHLYIGQLHIRKLHIKNIWNLLAMISKPVLRLQNVQLSIFL, from the exons ATGTATTCATTAGATGAATATGATCAATACTGTGTTTTAGGGAATTCCAATTACCAACATAACGAAAGTGTTAAATCACTTTGTCGACATCTTCTAAAAAATCTAAATCACAACTCTCAAATAAATGTCAATGAATCTGTTCCTTGCAATCATTATAAACTTTTGAGTTACTGGTTGTATAATCAAATAGAAAAAGTTTTTACTCCAAGATTTGAAGAaatagaaagaaaaaatatttataaagaacTTACAAGTATATGGAAAGATTTCGTGAGCTCTCCATTTAGaagaaatttaaataattgtcAGCCTGAACCTGTCACTGTTtttgatgatgatgatgataataataattggAAAGTGAGAAAGGAATTTTACGAATACTGTGAAGATTATAACACTCTTAAGAAAAGTTGTACTCATAGTTTTTCTACTTGCGGTAAATATTATGATTATCttgaaaataaaagtgaTTTGTATAATCAGTTCCTTACacttaatttaaataaaccCCAGGATAAATATTCAAGTtcttatgaaaaatataaaaaatttgatccTAGGACCCTTTTAGATAACTTACCATGCACATTTGAAATGTCTCCCGATGGAAAACTTGAGTAT CTCCACGTCTGGAAGCTCCACGTCAGGCAGCTCAATATCAGGCACCTCCATATCAGACAGCTCCATATGAGGCAGCTCTACATAAGGCAGCTCCACGTAAGGCAGATCTACATGAGGAAGATCCACATGAGGAAAATCAATATAAAGCATATCCATACCAGGCATCTCTATATCGGACAACTCCACATCAGGAAGCTTCATATCAAGAATATTTGGAACCTGCTGGCGATGATCTCGAAACCAGTACTTCGCCTACAGAACGTGCAACTATCAATCTTCCTTTAA